A genomic stretch from Sporosarcina sp. ANT_H38 includes:
- the tsaE gene encoding tRNA (adenosine(37)-N6)-threonylcarbamoyltransferase complex ATPase subunit type 1 TsaE, which yields MTWEIEVNYVEETEQIATNLASLLTPPDVLTLEGDLGAGKTTFTKALAKGLGITRTVNSPTFTIIKQYEGNYPLNHLDVYRLAGSDEDLGWDELFYGDAISVIEWAHLIKDDLPAERLEIQLVHGGGDKRTIIFTPIGERYEKICEGIFL from the coding sequence ATGACTTGGGAAATAGAAGTAAATTATGTCGAGGAGACAGAACAGATTGCAACGAATCTTGCATCCCTTCTTACACCACCGGATGTACTTACACTCGAAGGGGATTTAGGAGCAGGTAAAACGACTTTTACAAAGGCACTTGCAAAAGGACTGGGCATTACGCGCACGGTCAACAGTCCGACATTCACAATCATCAAACAATACGAAGGTAACTATCCATTAAATCATCTCGATGTCTATCGTTTAGCTGGCAGTGATGAGGATCTTGGTTGGGATGAACTGTTTTACGGAGATGCCATATCCGTTATAGAGTGGGCACATCTTATTAAAGATGATCTACCTGCGGAACGTCTGGAAATTCAGCTTGTTCATGGAGGCGGAGATAAAAGGACAATTATATTTACGCCGATTGGTGAAAGATATGAAAAGATTTGCGAGGGGATATTCTTATGA
- the tsaB gene encoding tRNA (adenosine(37)-N6)-threonylcarbamoyltransferase complex dimerization subunit type 1 TsaB translates to MIWLGIDTANTPISVALVKDGELLIEETSAMAINHSLRAMPTIEELLKKADLVPADIDAIAVSEGPGSYTGARIGVTIAKTLAWTLGKPLVGVSTLKALAANALFFNGLVCSIVDARRGNVYAGVYQYGGGKLTEIIEDGHYSLEELHDLLEQHNSPILFVGKDAAIHEQKLIELLGQHAVVAPLQFNLPRASSLIYIAAQSEPETDIHAFVPEYRRLAEAEANWLKEQGKDNDRA, encoded by the coding sequence ATGATCTGGCTAGGTATAGATACGGCTAACACACCCATTTCGGTTGCACTTGTGAAAGATGGAGAACTATTAATAGAAGAAACTTCAGCAATGGCTATTAACCACTCGTTACGTGCTATGCCAACAATTGAAGAGTTATTAAAAAAAGCAGATTTAGTACCTGCGGATATTGATGCAATCGCTGTTTCGGAAGGACCTGGTTCTTATACAGGCGCACGAATTGGAGTGACAATAGCGAAGACACTTGCCTGGACACTTGGTAAACCTCTTGTTGGCGTATCCACTTTAAAAGCATTGGCGGCGAATGCGCTATTCTTCAATGGTCTTGTTTGTTCAATTGTCGATGCAAGACGAGGCAATGTCTACGCAGGTGTTTATCAATACGGTGGAGGAAAGCTTACTGAAATAATTGAGGATGGTCACTACTCTCTTGAAGAGTTGCATGATTTACTTGAGCAGCACAACAGCCCTATATTATTTGTTGGAAAAGATGCGGCAATACATGAGCAAAAACTTATTGAACTTCTTGGACAACATGCAGTGGTAGCACCTCTTCAATTTAATCTACCTCGGGCATCGTCACTTATTTATATTGCCGCTCAATCAGAACCAGAAACGGATATACATGCATTTGTTCCGGAATATCGACGTCTTGCTGAAGCAGAGGCAAACTGGCTAAAAGAGCAGGGAAAGGACAATGATCGTGCATAA
- the rimI gene encoding ribosomal protein S18-alanine N-acetyltransferase: MIVHKEIIYREMGIEDITSVVEIEKESFATPWTAEVFEHEMTGNDYAHYVVAVDEGEVIGHCGMWIVLDECHITNVAVRTRLRGNGIGEALMKQAIALCKEKEVRLMTLEVRMTNNTAQNLYRKLGFQDGGIRKNYYTDDHEDALVMWVEFK, encoded by the coding sequence ATGATCGTGCATAAAGAGATTATTTATAGAGAAATGGGAATAGAGGATATTACTTCTGTTGTCGAAATCGAAAAAGAATCATTTGCTACGCCGTGGACTGCAGAAGTTTTTGAGCATGAAATGACCGGAAATGATTATGCGCATTATGTTGTTGCAGTCGATGAAGGGGAAGTTATCGGACATTGCGGAATGTGGATAGTACTAGATGAATGTCATATTACAAATGTTGCGGTACGAACCCGTTTAAGGGGCAATGGTATCGGCGAAGCTTTGATGAAACAAGCGATTGCACTTTGTAAAGAAAAAGAAGTCCGTTTAATGACACTGGAAGTGCGGATGACCAATAATACGGCTCAAAACCTTTACCGTAAGCTTGGTTTCCAGGACGGCGGAATCAGGAAAAACTATTATACAGACGACCATGAAGATGCGCTCGTCATGTGGGTGGAGTTCAAATGA